The Tenrec ecaudatus isolate mTenEca1 chromosome 14, mTenEca1.hap1, whole genome shotgun sequence genome contains a region encoding:
- the GREM1 gene encoding gremlin-1, which produces MSRTAYAVGALLLLLGTLLPAAEGKKKGSQGAIPPPDKAQHNDSEQTQSPQQPGSRNRGRGQGRGTAMPGEEVLESSQEALHVTERKYLKRDWCKTQPLKQTIHEEGCSSRTIINRFCYGQCNSFYIPRHIRKEEGSFQSCSFCKPKKFTTMMVTLNCPQLQPPTKKKRVTRVKQCRCISIDLD; this is translated from the coding sequence aTGAGCCGCACCGCCTACGCTGTGGGAGCCCTGCTTCTCCTGCTGGGGACGCTGCTGCCGGCCGCCGAAGGGAAAAAGAAGGGCTCCCAAGGGGCCATCCCCCCTCCAGACAAGGCCCAGCACAATGACTCGGAGCAGACTCAGTCTCCCCAGCAGCCGGGCTCCAGGAACCGGGGGCGGGGCCAGGGCCGGGGCACCGCCATGCCCGGGGAGGAGGTGCTGGAGTCCAGCCAGGAGGCCCTGCATGTGACCGAGCGCAAGTACCTGAAGCGAGACTGGTGCAAAACGCAGCCGCTGAAGCAGACCATCCACGAGGAGGGCTGCAGCAGCCGCACCATCATTAACCGCTTCTGCTACGGCCAGTGCAACTCTTTCTACATCCCGCGGCACATCCGCAAGGAGGAGGGCTCCTTTCAGTCCTGCTCCTTCTGCAAGCCCAAGAAATTCACCACCATGATGGTCACGCTCAACTGCCCCCAACTCCAGCCGCCCACCAAGAAGAAGCGGGTCACCCGGGTGAAGCAGTGCCGCTGCATCTCCATCGATTTGGATTAA